A portion of the Malania oleifera isolate guangnan ecotype guangnan chromosome 3, ASM2987363v1, whole genome shotgun sequence genome contains these proteins:
- the LOC131151117 gene encoding protein NRT1/ PTR FAMILY 5.2-like has protein sequence MAAAAEEGGAISDQYTQDGTVSLGGNPVLRSKTGGWTACSFVVVYEVFERMTYHSIATNLILYLTNKLKQGTVAAANNVTYWVGTIWLTPMLGAYIADAYLGRYWTFILASAIYLLGMFLLTIAVSVPGLKPPRCSQANGTDCKPSTLQLAVFYIALYILAVGTGGTKPNISTIGADQFDDFDPKEKAHKLSFFNWWMFSIFFGMLFANTVLVYIQDNVGWTLGYGLPTIGLAISIAIFLAGTPFYRHRLPTGSPFTRMARVIVAALRKWRVTVPSDPKQLYEIYPEAYTKKGTFRINSTPSLRFFNKAAVRTGPNDPWMLCTITQVEETKQMIRMVPILFATIVPSMMVSQLNTLFVKQGTTLDRGISGFRIPPASLIGFSTVSMLISVVLYDRYFIKMIRRWTKNPRGISLLQRMGIGLVFHIVIMIIASIVENSRLTVAKDHGLVESGGQVPLTIFILLPQFVLFGMADAFVEVAKIEFFYDQAPEDMKSLGASYSTTSYGVANFLSSFLLSTVSRVTKKHGHRGWVLNNLNASHIDRYYALLAVLSFLNFIFFLLVSKFYVYRLEVSDSMKVFKEELKESMPSACSKQEESESTVD, from the exons atggcagcTGCGGCGGAAGAGGGTGGAGCAATCAGTGATCAGTACACTCAGGATGGGACTGTGAGTCTCGGAGGCAATCCTGTTCTCAGGTCCAAGACTGGTGGATGGACTGCTTGCTCTTTTGTCGTTG TGTACGAAGTGTTCGAACGCATGACTTACCACAGCATTGCAACCAATCTAATACTGTACTTGACAAATAAACTGAAACAGGGCACAGTTGCCGCCGCCAATAATGTGACCTACTGGGTCGGCACGATTTGGTTGACCCCAATGTTAGGTGCATATATAGCAGATGCTTATCTTGGTCGATACTGGACTTTCATTCTAGCATCTGCCATCTATCTCTTA GGAATGTTTTTACTAACAATAGCAGTTTCCGTCCCTGGTTTAAAACCGCCTCGTTGCTCACAAGCTAATGGTACAGACTGCAAGCCCTCTACATTGCAATTAGCAGTGTTTTACATTGCTCTCTACATACTGGCCGTGGGAACAGGAGGGACGAAACCAAACATCTCGACCATTGGGGCTGATCAGTTCGACGATTTTGATCCCAAAGAGAAAGCCCATAAGCTTTCCTTCTTTAATTGGTGGATGTTTAGCATATTCTTTGGGATGCTCTTTGCCAACACAGTCCTGGTGTACATACAAGATAATGTAGGTTGGACCTTAGGATATGGGCTTCCCACGATTGGGCTTGCCATTTCCATCGCAATATTCCTAGCCGGCACACCCTTCTACAGGCATAGGTTGCCCACAGGGAGCCCATTCACAAGGATGGCTAGGGTCATCGTGGCTGCCTTGAGGAAATGGAGGGTGACTGTTCCTAGTGACCCGAAGCAGCTCTATGAAATTTACCCGGAAGCCTATACAAAGAAAGGAACATTCAGGATTAACTCCACACCTTCTTTAAG GTTCTTTAACAAAGCTGCGGTGAGAACAGGGCCAAATGATCCATGGATGTTGTGTACGATTACACAAGTGGAGGAGACAAAACAGATGATAAGGATGGTTCCAATCCTATTTGCCACAATTGTTCCAAGCATGATGgtttctcaactcaacaccctttTCGTTAAGCAAGGTACTACTCTTGATAGAGGCATCAGCGGCTTCCGAATTCCACCAGCAAGCTTAATCGGATTCTCTACTGTATCCATGCTTATCTCTGTTGTTTTATACGATCGATACTTCATCAAGATGATAAGAAGGTGGACCAAAAACCCAAGAGGAATTTCTCTGCTTCAAAGAATGGGAATTGGTCTTGTTTTCCATATTGTGATCATGATCATAGCATCTATCGTTGAGAACTCGAGGCTCACTGTGGCCAAGGATCACGGCCTAGTTGAAAGTGGAGGACAAGTTCCTTTGACCATATTCATCTTGCTTCCTCAGTTTGTGCTCTTTGGAATGGCCGACGCCTTTGTAGAGGTAGCTAAAATTGAGTTCTTTTATGACCAAGCACCAGAAGACATGAAGAGCCTTGGGGCCTCTTATTCCACAACTAGTTATGGAGTTGCAAACTTTCTCAGTAGCTTCCTTCTATCGACAGTTTCTCGTGTCACCAAGAAGCATGGTCACCGCGGATGGGTTCTAAATAACCTGAATGCTTCACATATTGACCGTTATTATGCACTTTTAGCAGTTCTTAGCtttttgaatttcatttttttccttcTCGTCTCAAAGTTCTACGTATATAGGCTTGAAGTTTCAGATTCAATGAAGGTTTTCAAAGAAGAATTGAAGGAGTCGATGCCTAGTGCATGCAGCAAGCAAGAAGAATCAGAGAGCACAGTCGATTGA